In a single window of the Leisingera daeponensis DSM 23529 genome:
- a CDS encoding oligopeptide/dipeptide ABC transporter ATP-binding protein: MFALPEKQRARLRGASIALIPQSADQALTPTLKIGQQTGEALLQDEPTTGLDVTTQVHILEFLRSLAKELGVAMIYVSYDLGVIARVVGRVAVMYAGMLVEESTTRDVLRTPNHPYTRGLLASIPRLGEPGIPASLHGVAPAAGSVPTACAFEDRCPQVRPFCKDGIPALERRGSR; the protein is encoded by the coding sequence ATGTTTGCCCTGCCGGAGAAGCAGCGGGCGCGGTTGCGGGGGGCGTCGATTGCGCTGATCCCGCAGAGCGCGGACCAGGCGCTGACGCCGACGCTGAAGATTGGCCAGCAGACCGGTGAGGCGCTGCTGCAGGACGAGCCGACCACCGGGCTAGATGTAACCACCCAGGTGCATATCCTGGAGTTTCTGCGCAGCCTCGCCAAAGAGTTGGGCGTGGCGATGATCTATGTCAGCTACGACCTGGGCGTAATCGCCCGCGTCGTCGGCCGCGTGGCAGTGATGTATGCCGGGATGCTGGTCGAGGAAAGCACGACGCGCGACGTGCTGCGGACGCCCAATCATCCCTATACCCGCGGCCTGCTGGCCTCGATCCCGCGGCTGGGCGAGCCGGGCATTCCTGCCTCGTTGCACGGGGTGGCGCCCGCGGCCGGATCAGTTCCGACGGCCTGCGCCTTTGAGGACCGTTGCCCTCAAGTCCGGCCTTTCTGCAAGGATGGCATCCCCGCTCTGGAGCGCCGCGGCAGCCGTTAG
- a CDS encoding ATP-binding cassette domain-containing protein: MTEPLIKIEDLSLGFTARDGCRAPILHRLSLELAPGETLGSLGESGSGKSTVALALMAI; the protein is encoded by the coding sequence ATGACCGAACCATTGATCAAGATCGAAGACCTGAGCCTGGGTTTCACTGCCAGGGACGGGTGCCGGGCGCCGATCCTGCACAGGCTGTCGCTGGAGTTGGCGCCGGGCGAGACGCTCGGCAGCCTCGGCGAGAGCGGCTCTGGCAAGTCCACCGTGGCGCTGGCGTTGATGGCTATTTGA
- a CDS encoding LysR substrate-binding domain-containing protein, with protein MQETVAAVCTPAYLEQHGCKWGQCVLIECSGPRMAWPQRCAATGISGPLDGRVVEVNSLAAAIRLARAGAGVSLAAKPFISEYLQKGALVEAFPGKYLLGKMHGSAAQLQKNTRPIAKRVARWLLERSGHSIPNYL; from the coding sequence GTGCAGGAAACTGTGGCGGCAGTTTGCACCCCGGCCTATCTGGAACAGCATGGCTGCAAATGGGGGCAGTGTGTGCTGATTGAATGTTCCGGCCCGCGTATGGCCTGGCCCCAGCGGTGTGCAGCAACAGGAATATCCGGCCCGCTCGACGGAAGGGTTGTCGAGGTCAACTCCCTGGCTGCCGCGATACGGCTGGCCCGCGCCGGGGCCGGAGTTTCGCTTGCGGCCAAACCATTCATCTCAGAGTACTTGCAGAAGGGTGCATTGGTCGAGGCTTTCCCGGGAAAATACTTGCTGGGAAAGATGCACGGCTCTGCCGCCCAGCTGCAAAAGAATACCCGGCCCATAGCCAAGCGAGTGGCCCGCTGGCTGCTGGAGCGGTCAGGGCACAGTATTCCCAACTACCTCTGA
- a CDS encoding phosphate/phosphite/phosphonate ABC transporter substrate-binding protein, producing MNAVPLACLCLSLLFGHSAGARSLVIGTISDETVKETRIFLPFAEYVAAQLQDEGVTAGEVRIARNIAHMAELLSNREVDIFVDSPLVSLAVRAKCGSRLVARRWKKGVAEYRSVVFVRRDSGIQSLEDLKGRVIAFEEAFSSSGYILPRHTIATQGVQLTAMSGPRAARPAEATGYVFSGDDENTIEWVLRGLVDAGAMSLNGLKKRAGDDFGSLDVLVQTESIPRHVVSLSHGASTEFTAAVQAVLISMDQNDEGRGILENFERTTKFDAIPDQTLDMLEEFEKPVTALIGGN from the coding sequence ATGAATGCAGTCCCTTTAGCCTGCCTTTGCCTCAGCCTGCTGTTCGGTCATTCCGCCGGTGCCCGCAGCCTCGTCATCGGCACAATCAGCGACGAGACGGTCAAGGAAACCCGCATTTTTTTGCCCTTTGCCGAATATGTGGCAGCGCAACTTCAGGATGAAGGGGTTACGGCGGGAGAGGTCAGGATTGCCCGGAACATTGCCCATATGGCGGAACTGCTGAGCAATCGTGAGGTTGATATCTTTGTTGACAGCCCGCTTGTCTCTCTCGCGGTCAGGGCAAAATGCGGCAGCCGTTTGGTGGCGCGCAGATGGAAAAAGGGTGTCGCCGAATACCGGTCTGTCGTCTTTGTCCGCCGGGACAGCGGCATCCAGTCGCTGGAAGATCTCAAGGGGAGGGTCATCGCCTTTGAAGAGGCCTTCTCTTCCAGCGGTTACATCCTGCCGCGGCACACGATTGCAACGCAAGGTGTTCAGCTCACCGCGATGAGCGGCCCAAGGGCGGCGCGACCCGCCGAGGCCACGGGCTATGTGTTTTCCGGGGATGATGAAAACACCATCGAATGGGTGCTGCGCGGGCTGGTTGATGCCGGCGCCATGTCGCTAAACGGGCTGAAAAAACGTGCCGGAGATGATTTCGGCAGCCTTGACGTGCTTGTCCAGACGGAGAGTATCCCGCGGCATGTGGTCAGTTTGTCTCATGGGGCATCCACTGAGTTCACCGCGGCTGTGCAGGCAGTGCTTATCAGCATGGATCAAAATGATGAAGGCCGCGGGATTCTGGAAAATTTTGAAAGAACCACAAAATTCGATGCCATACCGGATCAAACGCTGGACATGCTGGAAGAATTTGAGAAGCCGGTAACAGCCCTGATTGGCGGTAATTGA
- a CDS encoding hybrid sensor histidine kinase/response regulator — protein MAVIEFRMSGLRTKLVVYTVLIVFAVAGAVSAISITLAHQASVAAFERHATVLAKTLGEAVLEPLYELNVKLMRQQVSSVLADEIALRVMILDAGTRVLTDGTDENPLRGREFNEPYLRQARERAEWVTWLQDGVIRVAGPVQATADRRLGYVVLEFSTARLDAEWMKHIRLTLFLAGVCAGLASIAAVIMANQITRPIKKLTDFATSIRLGSAKREVPECGYGEVGRLADAFAEVLNHLDRSNTELKALANSLEHKVKERTRAAEAGSKAKSEFLATMSHEIRTPMNAVLGMAALLEETNLDEEQALYARTISESGEALLDIINGILDFSKVEAGKLELRTAPLDLEELLSGVVRMLAPNPAESPVTLRLEYDPGAPKAIQGDEGRIRQIIVNLVGNALKFTEAGSVTVKVTGRAAGGMAKLRIAVKDTGVGIPEDSLEKIFTAFSQVNSSTSRDFGGTGLGLAIASRLAHLMGGGIEVVSVLGKGSTFTFTCALATAENLVTG, from the coding sequence TTGGCGGTAATTGAGTTTCGCATGTCGGGCCTCAGGACAAAACTGGTGGTCTACACGGTTCTGATCGTCTTTGCGGTTGCAGGGGCGGTTTCGGCCATTTCGATAACCTTGGCCCACCAAGCATCAGTTGCTGCGTTCGAACGCCATGCAACGGTGCTGGCAAAGACCCTGGGCGAGGCTGTTCTGGAACCGTTGTATGAGCTGAATGTCAAACTGATGCGCCAGCAAGTGAGCTCGGTCCTGGCCGACGAAATTGCCTTGCGGGTGATGATCCTGGATGCGGGCACGCGTGTTCTGACCGATGGGACCGATGAAAACCCGCTGCGGGGAAGGGAGTTCAACGAACCCTATCTGCGGCAGGCCAGGGAACGCGCTGAATGGGTCACGTGGCTGCAGGACGGCGTCATCCGGGTTGCCGGCCCGGTGCAGGCAACTGCGGACCGGCGGCTGGGGTATGTGGTTCTGGAATTTTCGACCGCGCGGCTTGACGCCGAATGGATGAAGCATATCCGGTTGACCCTGTTCCTGGCCGGTGTTTGTGCCGGTCTTGCCTCAATTGCCGCTGTCATCATGGCCAACCAGATAACCCGGCCGATCAAGAAACTGACGGACTTTGCCACCAGTATCCGCCTGGGCAGTGCCAAGCGGGAAGTCCCTGAGTGCGGATACGGTGAAGTCGGCCGCCTGGCAGATGCTTTCGCCGAGGTGTTGAATCACCTAGACCGCAGCAATACTGAACTGAAGGCGCTTGCGAACTCGCTGGAGCATAAGGTGAAGGAAAGGACACGGGCTGCTGAGGCGGGGAGCAAGGCAAAGTCCGAGTTTCTGGCGACAATGAGCCATGAAATCAGGACCCCGATGAACGCGGTGCTGGGCATGGCCGCGCTGCTGGAGGAAACCAACCTGGACGAGGAGCAGGCGCTGTATGCCAGGACGATCTCTGAATCCGGCGAAGCGCTGCTGGACATCATCAACGGGATACTCGATTTCTCCAAGGTAGAGGCCGGGAAGCTGGAGTTGCGGACTGCGCCGCTTGACCTGGAGGAGCTTCTGAGCGGGGTGGTCCGTATGCTGGCCCCCAATCCGGCGGAAAGCCCGGTGACGCTGCGGCTGGAATACGATCCCGGGGCGCCGAAGGCTATTCAGGGGGATGAAGGACGGATCCGGCAGATCATTGTAAACCTTGTCGGCAATGCACTGAAATTCACCGAGGCTGGATCGGTAACGGTCAAAGTCACCGGCCGGGCTGCTGGCGGTATGGCGAAGCTGCGGATCGCCGTGAAAGACACCGGGGTGGGCATTCCTGAAGACAGTCTCGAGAAGATCTTCACTGCGTTTTCTCAAGTTAACAGTTCCACTTCCCGGGATTTCGGCGGAACCGGGCTGGGTCTGGCGATCGCTTCCCGTCTCGCGCATCTGATGGGGGGCGGTATTGAGGTGGTGTCCGTGCTCGGGAAAGGGTCCACGTTCACCTTCACATGCGCCCTTGCAACCGCTGAAAATCTGGTGACGGGGTAA
- a CDS encoding IS3 family transposase (programmed frameshift), with amino-acid sequence MALEALRGDKTIQEIAAKHQVHPNQVSTWKRQAVEGMADVFARGGKPEGPTEVEIKELHAKIGRLAVENDFLSEGLKPVSPEKKRAMIKRDHPELSISQQCKLVRLSRSAFYYTPVGIDADTLAMMKEIDRVFTRYPFFGSRQIAAYLRREGTVVGRHRVRRLMAKMGLEAICKRPGTSQPHPQHPVYPYLLRKIQIDRSNQVWCADITFVPVRNGFLYLVAIMDWASRKVLSWRLSNTMHAGFCVDALNEAIAKHGPPEIMNTDQGSQFTGSAWITTLTEAGARISMDGRGRYLDNIFIERLWRSLKQEAIYLEEISDGFQARRVVKNWMAFYNAERPHSALDRQTPDEAYWSGSQEQRAA; translated from the exons GTGGCGCTGGAAGCGCTGCGTGGCGACAAGACGATCCAGGAGATCGCGGCGAAGCACCAGGTACATCCGAACCAGGTCAGCACGTGGAAACGCCAAGCGGTCGAGGGGATGGCTGATGTGTTTGCCCGTGGCGGCAAGCCAGAGGGGCCGACCGAGGTGGAGATCAAGGAACTCCATGCCAAGATCGGGAGGCTGGCCGTCGAGAACGATTTTTTGTCCGAAGGGCTGAAGC CGGTGAGCCCGGAGAAGAAACGCGCGATGATCAAACGGGATCACCCTGAACTGAGCATCAGCCAGCAATGCAAGCTGGTCCGGCTCAGCCGGTCTGCGTTCTATTACACGCCTGTCGGCATCGATGCTGACACTCTGGCGATGATGAAAGAGATCGATCGGGTGTTCACCAGATACCCGTTCTTCGGGTCGCGCCAGATCGCGGCCTATCTGCGAAGAGAAGGCACGGTCGTCGGGCGGCACCGCGTCAGGCGGCTGATGGCCAAGATGGGCCTGGAAGCGATCTGCAAACGTCCCGGAACCAGCCAGCCGCATCCCCAGCATCCGGTCTATCCGTATCTGCTGAGAAAGATTCAGATCGACCGGTCGAACCAGGTCTGGTGCGCCGACATCACCTTTGTGCCAGTGCGCAACGGCTTCCTGTATCTGGTGGCGATCATGGATTGGGCGTCGCGTAAGGTTCTGAGCTGGCGGCTCTCGAACACGATGCACGCCGGCTTCTGCGTCGATGCCCTGAACGAGGCCATCGCCAAACACGGACCGCCCGAGATCATGAATACGGATCAAGGCAGTCAGTTCACCGGTTCGGCCTGGATCACGACGCTGACCGAGGCGGGTGCGCGCATCTCGATGGACGGTCGAGGCCGCTATCTCGACAACATCTTCATCGAACGGTTGTGGCGGTCATTGAAGCAGGAGGCGATCTATCTCGAGGAGATCAGCGACGGCTTCCAGGCCAGACGTGTCGTTAAGAATTGGATGGCATTTTACAACGCCGAGCGACCCCATTCCGCGCTTGATCGGCAAACGCCGGACGAAGCATATTGGTCCGGCTCGCAAGAGCAAAGAGCAGCGTGA